A single genomic interval of Myxococcales bacterium harbors:
- the obgE gene encoding GTPase ObgE, producing MKFIDETVIEVEAGDGGNGAVGFRREKYVPKGGPAGGDGGDGGSVILRADKNLSTLLDVSYRRSFKAGDGKNGGRKQMTGASGEDFIIRVPVGTEIYDVEDESFLFDLNSDGAEFIVASGGKGGRGNMHFATSTHQAPRHAEPGTPGEKKKIRLELKLLADAGLVGLPNAGKSTLVSAVSNARPKVADYPFTTKVPSLGLVRLDSERSFVMADIPGLIEGAHEGLGMGIQFLRHIERTKVIVHLIDPVDPAYPDPVKSYKVIRDELRLYSDLMMERPEVLVITKMDIPEAREAYELYKNKLKKIHKGRIIPISAVTHDGLKELMRELGSIIFQTGDPE from the coding sequence ATGAAATTCATAGACGAAACCGTAATAGAGGTCGAGGCCGGAGACGGCGGAAACGGGGCGGTTGGATTCCGCAGGGAGAAGTATGTCCCCAAGGGCGGGCCCGCCGGAGGGGATGGCGGCGACGGCGGAAGCGTAATTCTCAGGGCCGATAAAAATCTTTCCACCCTCCTGGACGTCAGCTACCGCAGGTCCTTCAAGGCCGGAGATGGGAAGAACGGCGGCAGAAAGCAGATGACCGGGGCGTCGGGGGAAGATTTCATCATAAGGGTTCCCGTGGGCACCGAAATTTACGATGTGGAGGACGAGTCGTTTTTATTCGATCTCAACAGCGACGGAGCTGAATTTATCGTCGCGAGCGGAGGGAAGGGGGGGCGCGGCAACATGCACTTCGCTACTTCGACGCATCAGGCTCCGCGCCATGCCGAGCCCGGCACCCCCGGCGAGAAGAAGAAGATAAGGCTCGAGTTGAAGCTGCTCGCGGATGCAGGTCTGGTGGGGCTTCCCAACGCAGGCAAATCTACGCTCGTCTCCGCGGTTTCAAATGCCAGGCCCAAGGTCGCAGACTATCCCTTCACCACCAAGGTTCCGAGCCTCGGCCTGGTGAGGCTCGATTCGGAACGCAGCTTCGTGATGGCAGATATACCCGGGCTCATAGAAGGGGCGCACGAAGGGCTTGGGATGGGGATACAGTTCCTTCGCCATATAGAGCGCACAAAGGTCATCGTCCATCTGATCGACCCGGTCGATCCGGCGTATCCGGATCCGGTAAAGAGTTACAAGGTCATACGCGACGAGCTGAGGCTTTACAGCGATCTCATGATGGAGCGGCCCGAGGTGCTCGTCATAACCAAGATGGATATCCCGGAAGCCAGGGAAGCCTACGAGCTTTATAAAAATAAGTTGAAGAAGATTCACAAAGGCCGCATTATCCCGATATCGGCAGTCACGCACGACGGCTTGAAGGAGCTGATGAGGGAGCTTGGTTCAATTATCTTTCAAACTGGAGATCCTGAATGA
- a CDS encoding beta-propeller fold lactonase family protein: MKKAAVSVVASICMMIASCGTVTDDIHINTVTPSAGSTSGGNEVLLVGRGFLADSTVTFGDENAVVVSIESTRIKVIAPPADQTGSVKITLADPDGVETTKSSGYTYRSMLYVANKGSNEIVAFDFDSSTSKISELSLTSAGGGFPIGLAHDSRTQTLYAAHSATISEFTYSFEDGSLVALRDPVSAEATGVNELAFDATNRILFTSNFGSSTVSSFISDDETGGLSFVEVDGVDGFNPYDVAIDDGGKFLFLANNTTNDIAAFTYSSGGELEKVASSPFGDGVSQPVALAVDREYDLLFCVNFDSNDLTVFSYGDDGALRRERVINSHGTRPRDIILDTSRKIIFVANQNVAGGTIRSFTYDEGGNVSDTGFSMNSGGERARALAISTANRVLFVANEGSNTVSVMTYDSEGKMTSVQSGIGVGGFTPSGLIFIP, encoded by the coding sequence ATGAAAAAAGCTGCAGTTTCTGTTGTGGCGTCGATCTGCATGATGATCGCTTCATGCGGAACTGTCACCGATGACATTCACATCAACACCGTCACCCCGTCAGCCGGAAGCACGAGCGGAGGAAACGAGGTCCTGCTCGTCGGACGCGGATTTCTAGCAGATTCGACCGTTACCTTCGGCGATGAAAATGCGGTTGTCGTAAGCATCGAATCCACGAGGATAAAGGTTATAGCTCCGCCTGCCGATCAGACGGGCTCTGTGAAGATAACCCTTGCCGATCCCGATGGCGTCGAGACCACGAAAAGCAGCGGTTACACATATCGAAGCATGCTGTATGTTGCGAACAAGGGTTCAAACGAGATAGTAGCTTTTGACTTCGACAGCTCGACATCGAAGATATCGGAGCTTTCCCTAACCTCTGCGGGGGGTGGATTCCCGATAGGGCTTGCGCACGATTCAAGGACGCAGACGCTCTATGCGGCTCACAGCGCGACGATATCGGAGTTTACCTATTCATTTGAGGACGGATCTCTGGTTGCGCTGCGCGATCCGGTGAGCGCGGAGGCGACAGGTGTGAACGAGCTCGCGTTCGACGCGACAAACAGGATCCTTTTCACATCCAACTTTGGGTCTTCCACCGTATCATCATTTATTTCCGACGATGAAACCGGCGGCCTTTCATTCGTTGAGGTCGATGGAGTGGATGGGTTTAATCCGTACGACGTGGCTATAGACGATGGCGGAAAATTTCTTTTTCTTGCCAACAACACAACGAACGACATCGCCGCCTTTACCTACAGTTCGGGCGGCGAGCTGGAGAAAGTCGCCAGCTCTCCTTTTGGGGATGGTGTATCGCAGCCCGTGGCTCTGGCCGTCGACAGGGAATATGACCTGCTTTTTTGCGTGAATTTCGATTCCAACGACCTCACCGTTTTTTCATACGGCGATGATGGCGCCTTAAGGAGGGAGAGAGTAATAAACAGCCATGGAACCAGGCCGCGCGATATAATTCTGGACACCTCCAGAAAGATAATATTCGTTGCGAATCAGAACGTCGCTGGCGGAACGATAAGATCATTCACTTATGATGAAGGGGGAAATGTTTCGGATACAGGCTTTTCGATGAACAGCGGTGGGGAGAGGGCTAGGGCGTTGGCGATATCGACTGCGAACAGAGTTTTATTCGTAGCCAACGAAGGGTCGAACACCGTATCCGTAATGACCTACGACAGTGAAGGGAAGATGACCTCTGTCCAGTCTGGGATAGGGGTTGGTGGTTTTACGCCGAGCGGGCTGATATTCATACCATAG
- the rpmA gene encoding 50S ribosomal protein L27, whose amino-acid sequence MAHKKSAGSAKNGRDSHGQRRGVKLYAGQSIKAGNIIIRQCGTKIHPGSNVGMGRDCTLFAKADGILEFVVKRDNRKYAVVKAAE is encoded by the coding sequence ATGGCACACAAGAAATCAGCGGGTTCAGCAAAGAACGGAAGGGACAGCCACGGCCAGCGCCGCGGTGTGAAGCTCTATGCCGGACAGTCGATAAAGGCTGGCAACATAATCATTCGTCAGTGTGGTACGAAGATTCATCCGGGCTCTAATGTCGGGATGGGAAGGGATTGCACCCTTTTTGCAAAGGCCGATGGCATTCTCGAGTTCGTAGTTAAGCGCGACAACAGGAAGTACGCGGTGGTAAAGGCTGCGGAGTGA
- the rplU gene encoding 50S ribosomal protein L21: MYAVIQTGSKQYLVSEGSVIKVEKLGAEAGAKIEINEVLMVGGSGAPKFGSPVIDQAKIEAQVLKNGKARKVLVYKKKRRKGYEKLCGHRQEFTEIKINKIIA; the protein is encoded by the coding sequence GTGTACGCGGTCATTCAAACAGGAAGCAAGCAGTACCTTGTGAGCGAAGGTTCGGTCATCAAGGTGGAAAAATTGGGCGCTGAAGCGGGAGCCAAGATAGAGATCAACGAGGTATTGATGGTCGGGGGCTCCGGTGCGCCGAAGTTCGGTTCGCCCGTTATCGATCAGGCCAAAATCGAGGCCCAGGTCTTGAAAAACGGCAAGGCCAGGAAAGTTCTTGTCTACAAGAAGAAGAGGCGCAAAGGCTACGAGAAGCTCTGCGGCCACAGGCAGGAATTTACCGAGATAAAGATAAACAAGATAATCGCCTAG
- a CDS encoding Rne/Rng family ribonuclease, with protein MSNELIINVTLGETRVARLENGVVTELSIQRNREQGVVGNIYKGKVARVMPGMQAAFVEIGLDRTAFLHAADVVADMAMLEEMGDEDDVSEEEGQKPVKRNRDEHIENILRDGDEILVQVEKDQIGTKGARVTSHISLPGRFLVYMPTVNHIGISHRIGDKEERIRLKKMIHKFYKGPGGFIVRTVSSGIGEAEIQADVEYLTRLWKEIEPRAKSAKAPSLVLSELDVISRVMRDLFTPDINRVVVDSKDAYEEIKKFVSKYLAKGKGQVELYEGTEPIFDAFGIEIEITRALGEKVWLKSGGYIIIEQTEALTAIDVNTGRFVGRRNVADTILKTNLEAVKEIVYQIRMRGIGGIIILDFIDMERADHRNKVYNTLKESLKDDKARTTVTKISEIGLVEMTRKRTREDLRRQLTNTCPYCEGKGYLKSPTTICYEIFREVCREIPDIKGGQVMVYCHPSVASILFDEERRQLEELEKRFGKRIHIKSVAEYHLEQFDVTEK; from the coding sequence ATGAGCAATGAACTTATAATAAACGTGACCCTCGGCGAAACCAGAGTGGCACGCCTTGAAAACGGAGTCGTTACTGAACTCAGCATCCAGCGCAACCGCGAGCAGGGGGTTGTGGGAAACATCTACAAAGGAAAGGTCGCTAGGGTCATGCCCGGCATGCAGGCGGCCTTCGTGGAGATTGGCCTTGACAGGACGGCTTTTTTACATGCTGCAGATGTAGTCGCCGACATGGCTATGCTCGAGGAGATGGGCGATGAGGACGATGTTTCCGAGGAGGAGGGGCAAAAGCCGGTCAAGCGCAACCGCGATGAACACATAGAAAATATTCTCCGCGATGGGGATGAAATTCTGGTGCAGGTCGAGAAGGACCAGATAGGGACAAAGGGTGCGAGGGTTACCTCTCACATATCGCTTCCCGGAAGGTTTCTGGTCTATATGCCGACCGTGAATCATATCGGCATATCGCACAGGATAGGGGACAAGGAAGAGCGCATCCGCCTCAAGAAGATGATCCATAAATTTTACAAGGGGCCGGGCGGTTTCATAGTCCGCACCGTTTCTTCCGGAATAGGCGAGGCTGAGATCCAGGCTGACGTGGAATATCTCACAAGGCTTTGGAAGGAGATCGAGCCCCGCGCCAAGTCCGCAAAGGCCCCTTCGCTCGTGCTTTCTGAACTCGACGTCATATCTCGCGTGATGCGCGATCTATTCACTCCCGATATCAACAGGGTCGTGGTTGATTCCAAAGATGCGTATGAGGAAATAAAAAAATTCGTTTCCAAGTATCTTGCGAAGGGGAAGGGGCAGGTGGAGCTTTACGAGGGGACAGAGCCCATCTTCGATGCGTTCGGCATCGAGATAGAGATAACGCGCGCGCTCGGCGAGAAGGTTTGGCTCAAAAGCGGCGGCTACATCATAATAGAACAGACAGAGGCGCTTACCGCGATCGACGTAAACACCGGGAGATTTGTCGGGCGCAGGAATGTCGCAGATACGATATTAAAAACCAATCTCGAAGCCGTAAAAGAAATTGTCTACCAGATTCGAATGCGCGGCATCGGCGGAATAATAATTCTGGATTTCATAGACATGGAGCGCGCCGATCACAGGAACAAGGTTTACAACACCCTCAAGGAATCTCTCAAGGATGACAAGGCGCGTACGACCGTCACGAAAATTTCGGAGATAGGCCTCGTCGAGATGACTAGAAAACGCACTCGCGAGGACCTTCGCCGCCAGCTCACCAATACCTGTCCGTACTGCGAAGGGAAGGGGTATTTGAAAAGCCCGACTACGATATGCTACGAAATCTTTCGCGAGGTGTGCCGCGAGATACCCGATATCAAGGGGGGGCAGGTCATGGTCTATTGTCATCCCTCCGTGGCATCGATACTCTTCGATGAGGAGCGGCGGCAGCTCGAGGAGCTGGAAAAACGCTTCGGCAAAAGGATTCACATAAAGAGCGTAGCGGAATATCACCTTGAACAGTTCGACGTGACTGAAAAATAA
- the rimO gene encoding 30S ribosomal protein S12 methylthiotransferase RimO, whose protein sequence is MKLHFISLGCPKNLVDSEIMLAALVKGGHDLIDEPKEAEAIVVNTCAFVEDAKREAIDTILEMAEFKKKGSCKLLVVAGCLPQRYRGELAELLPEVDIFIGTGDFHKIVELIKSWDGTQHVEVGRPGYIYDHRTERLRTTARHVAYLKISEGCLHPCSFCIIPKLRGKFRSRPIESILSEAQRMLSDGVKEINIIAQDTTAYGVDIGTDFAKLLRSLSDLKGGDKWLRILYAYPHKFSDEVIELMRDRNDICSYIDLPVQHINDRILKMMKRKGDGSEIRGLLRKLRERVPGVSIRTSLIVGFPGETQKEFDELLDFMGDIRFEHLGVFTFSPEDGTPAAKLKEKVHPKIVEERMKEAMELQREISLSNNQRYLGRRVDVLVEGPSEETEMLVQARHEGQAPEFDGVVYINEGFARSGSFVTVNITEAHHYDLVGSVVD, encoded by the coding sequence ATGAAACTTCATTTTATCTCTCTTGGATGCCCCAAAAATCTGGTCGATTCGGAAATCATGCTCGCGGCCCTTGTGAAGGGGGGGCATGACCTGATCGATGAGCCGAAAGAGGCCGAGGCCATAGTCGTCAACACCTGCGCATTTGTGGAGGATGCGAAGAGGGAGGCTATAGACACCATACTCGAGATGGCGGAGTTCAAGAAAAAGGGCTCCTGTAAATTGCTAGTGGTCGCTGGATGTCTGCCGCAGCGCTACAGGGGCGAGCTCGCCGAACTCCTTCCCGAGGTGGATATTTTCATAGGCACGGGGGACTTTCACAAGATAGTCGAACTCATAAAGTCCTGGGACGGAACACAGCATGTCGAGGTGGGGAGACCCGGGTATATCTACGATCATCGTACGGAACGCCTGCGTACGACCGCCAGGCATGTTGCATATCTCAAGATTTCAGAGGGGTGTCTTCACCCGTGTTCTTTTTGTATCATTCCGAAGCTTCGCGGAAAATTTCGCTCTCGCCCGATCGAATCCATTTTGAGCGAGGCGCAGAGGATGCTTTCGGATGGAGTAAAAGAGATAAACATCATCGCGCAGGACACTACAGCTTACGGCGTGGATATCGGGACCGATTTTGCGAAGCTTCTGCGCAGCCTATCGGACCTGAAGGGCGGAGACAAATGGCTGAGAATTCTCTACGCCTATCCGCACAAATTTTCCGACGAGGTCATAGAGCTGATGCGCGACAGAAATGACATCTGTTCCTATATCGACCTTCCGGTTCAGCATATAAACGACAGGATACTCAAGATGATGAAACGCAAAGGCGATGGGAGCGAAATACGCGGCCTTCTCAGGAAGCTGAGGGAGCGCGTCCCCGGCGTTTCGATAAGGACATCTCTGATTGTCGGCTTTCCGGGAGAAACTCAGAAGGAGTTCGACGAGCTCCTCGATTTTATGGGCGATATCAGGTTCGAGCATCTCGGAGTTTTCACCTTTTCGCCAGAGGATGGTACGCCTGCCGCGAAATTGAAGGAGAAGGTTCATCCCAAGATTGTCGAGGAGCGCATGAAGGAGGCGATGGAACTGCAGAGAGAAATTTCTCTGAGCAACAACCAGCGCTACCTCGGGAGGCGAGTAGATGTTTTGGTGGAAGGTCCTTCAGAGGAGACCGAGATGCTGGTTCAGGCGCGTCACGAAGGGCAGGCGCCGGAGTTCGACGGCGTCGTCTATATCAACGAAGGTTTCGCAAGATCCGGAAGTTTTGTCACCGTCAACATCACCGAAGCGCATCATTACGACCTAGTCGGCAGCGTGGTTGACTGA
- a CDS encoding TIGR03960 family B12-binding radical SAM protein produces MEKSTREMIASVRNPYRYIGGEPGSIRKDWDSASVRICLVFPDTYELGMSHIGLSILYSIINSSDDWLAERSFSPWIDMEEALTSAGRSLFSLESGRPLSEFDIVGISLGYELTYSNALTVLDLSGIPIRAKHRSDGDPIVIAGGPCTYNPMPVAPFFDAIVIGDGEEISEKICRIVANGKRSRCGREKILEELSNLEGVFVPVRGIPECGVGRALIHDLNRAKFPRHPVVPYFATQMRAAVEVSRGCARGCRFCQAGYIYRPVRQRSCETAVGIVSDIVKNTGHEDFSFLSLSVSDWPPLQEALAIVHKKSELPIDASLPSLRVEALTDGMMKNMGSARSGSFTLAPEAGTERMRRAINKGNTDGDLYASVEKIFSYGWHAVKLYFMIGLPGETQEDLDGIAGIAKRCLEIGRRRHRRAEVTVSTSTFIPKPHTPFQWEKQISAEETIEKQDYLKRVLRGRGLFYRWHDANMSWLEGIFARGGAELADVIEAAQAAGARFDGWDEMFRFDIWRSAFEKCGIDPSVYLFERPEDYLFPWDPLRCGPSRKFLIDERRKSRELLQTEDCTAGICSACGLCDPSLRNLPLADLHQNPLLQDAPKDVEKAESIKFRLKYSKTGGAAFLGGIETADIWRIALRASGLRAAYSSGYHPRIKVSVGSALPVGMESECEFVDIELLSNEFEEDILNLLNERLPQGFRVEEVSLLPPGAASIEKSVEAVRYEVLLPWLSRGELEAGASRLRSNEPVFYVKKKGDRERAIDLKEQIAELDVLGDGAISVTIRSSEAVLRPSHVISALYGAGDELLSRALVRKLELISK; encoded by the coding sequence ATGGAGAAATCGACAAGGGAGATGATAGCCTCGGTAAGGAATCCTTACCGCTATATCGGCGGCGAGCCCGGTTCCATCCGCAAGGATTGGGATTCGGCCTCGGTGCGAATTTGTTTAGTTTTTCCCGATACTTACGAACTTGGGATGAGCCACATAGGGCTTTCTATACTCTATTCCATCATAAATTCCAGCGATGACTGGCTGGCGGAGCGCTCCTTCTCCCCATGGATCGACATGGAAGAGGCCCTCACCTCTGCCGGCAGGTCGCTATTTTCGCTGGAGTCCGGAAGGCCGCTTTCGGAGTTCGACATCGTAGGAATAAGCCTTGGGTACGAGCTTACCTACTCCAATGCGCTCACCGTCCTCGATCTTTCCGGTATTCCTATCAGGGCAAAGCACAGGAGTGATGGCGATCCAATAGTTATTGCGGGTGGTCCCTGCACCTACAACCCCATGCCGGTGGCGCCGTTTTTTGACGCTATCGTCATCGGCGATGGCGAGGAAATTTCGGAAAAAATTTGTCGGATAGTCGCGAACGGAAAGAGATCCAGATGCGGCAGGGAAAAAATTCTGGAGGAACTTTCGAATCTCGAAGGAGTTTTTGTCCCTGTCAGGGGAATTCCCGAATGCGGCGTAGGGAGGGCGCTCATTCACGATTTGAACCGGGCAAAATTTCCGCGCCATCCTGTAGTCCCATATTTTGCGACTCAGATGCGCGCTGCGGTCGAGGTGTCCCGCGGCTGCGCGAGGGGGTGTAGGTTTTGCCAGGCTGGATACATATACAGGCCAGTCAGGCAGAGGAGTTGCGAAACGGCCGTCGGTATCGTTAGCGATATAGTGAAAAATACCGGACACGAGGATTTTTCTTTTCTCTCCCTTTCGGTGAGCGACTGGCCTCCGCTTCAAGAGGCGCTTGCGATTGTTCATAAAAAGAGCGAGCTGCCGATAGACGCATCGCTACCGAGCCTGCGCGTCGAGGCGCTCACCGACGGAATGATGAAAAACATGGGGAGCGCGCGTTCGGGGAGTTTCACCCTTGCGCCTGAGGCGGGCACGGAACGGATGCGCCGCGCAATCAACAAGGGGAATACGGATGGGGACCTATACGCCTCGGTTGAAAAAATATTTTCGTACGGATGGCATGCGGTGAAGCTCTATTTTATGATAGGGCTTCCGGGCGAGACGCAGGAGGACCTCGATGGAATAGCCGGGATAGCTAAGCGCTGTTTGGAGATTGGCAGGAGGCGTCATCGCCGCGCTGAGGTTACTGTGTCGACATCTACGTTCATACCGAAACCGCACACCCCGTTCCAGTGGGAGAAACAGATATCCGCTGAGGAGACGATCGAAAAACAGGATTATCTGAAGAGGGTTCTTCGCGGCAGAGGGCTCTTTTACAGGTGGCATGATGCGAACATGAGCTGGCTCGAGGGGATATTTGCGCGCGGTGGAGCGGAGCTGGCCGATGTTATCGAGGCCGCGCAGGCGGCGGGGGCGAGGTTCGACGGGTGGGATGAGATGTTTCGCTTCGACATCTGGCGAAGCGCATTTGAAAAATGTGGCATAGATCCCTCCGTGTATCTTTTCGAACGCCCCGAGGACTATCTCTTTCCGTGGGATCCTCTGCGCTGCGGTCCGAGCAGGAAATTTTTGATCGACGAGAGGAGAAAATCCAGAGAACTTCTTCAGACCGAGGATTGCACGGCCGGCATTTGCTCCGCATGCGGCTTGTGCGATCCGTCACTTCGGAATCTTCCTCTGGCGGATCTTCACCAGAACCCTCTTTTGCAGGATGCCCCGAAGGATGTGGAGAAAGCGGAATCCATAAAATTCAGATTGAAGTATTCCAAAACCGGTGGCGCGGCCTTCTTGGGGGGGATCGAGACTGCGGACATCTGGAGGATTGCGCTGCGGGCTTCGGGGCTTCGCGCTGCCTATTCGTCCGGATATCATCCAAGGATAAAGGTGAGCGTCGGTTCCGCCTTGCCGGTGGGTATGGAGAGCGAGTGCGAGTTCGTTGACATAGAACTTTTGTCGAATGAATTCGAAGAGGATATTTTAAATCTCCTCAATGAGAGGCTGCCGCAAGGATTCCGTGTCGAGGAGGTGAGCCTCCTTCCTCCCGGCGCCGCGTCGATAGAGAAGAGCGTCGAGGCTGTCCGCTACGAGGTTTTACTTCCATGGCTTTCGCGCGGAGAACTGGAGGCGGGCGCCTCCAGGCTGCGTTCGAATGAACCGGTTTTCTACGTAAAAAAGAAAGGGGACCGGGAAAGAGCGATCGATCTGAAAGAACAGATTGCCGAGCTTGATGTTTTGGGAGATGGTGCTATATCGGTTACCATCAGGTCCTCGGAAGCCGTGCTGAGGCCCTCTCATGTGATCTCTGCCCTCTATGGTGCAGGGGATGAGCTGCTCAGCAGGGCGCTGGTTCGCAAGTTGGAATTGATTTCTAAATAA
- the rsfS gene encoding ribosome silencing factor encodes MISEKLAGIAAKIAADHKAMDIAVLDLRGVTSFTDFFVIASGASDRQVRALAHSVREEIKKDHGISAIGVEGLDAGEWVLVDYGDVVFHVFHKDLRSYYQLDRLWADAKPVREKPVKVRPPKMKSKKPGSVRTKSAKLKKKPASRKKKISSRPRKK; translated from the coding sequence ATGATATCAGAAAAACTGGCGGGGATTGCGGCGAAAATAGCGGCTGATCACAAGGCGATGGACATAGCGGTTCTCGATCTCAGGGGGGTTACGAGCTTCACCGATTTCTTTGTCATCGCGAGCGGCGCTTCCGACAGGCAGGTTCGGGCGCTGGCCCATTCTGTGAGAGAGGAAATCAAAAAGGACCACGGTATTTCTGCCATAGGTGTTGAGGGGCTCGATGCCGGTGAATGGGTCCTAGTGGATTACGGAGATGTAGTTTTTCACGTCTTCCACAAGGATCTCAGGAGTTACTATCAACTCGATCGCCTATGGGCTGACGCGAAGCCCGTCAGGGAGAAGCCGGTAAAGGTAAGGCCGCCGAAGATGAAATCGAAGAAGCCAGGTTCGGTCCGCACAAAATCTGCCAAGCTCAAAAAGAAACCCGCCAGCCGGAAAAAGAAAATATCCAGTCGACCCAGAAAGAAGTAA
- a CDS encoding inositol monophosphatase, protein MKNRLELMKELARRAGRIQLDRLGDSHDIQYKGAINLVTEVDKKCEEMIVGEVQKHFPGDDILAEEGGGDRTSSNVRWHIDPLDGTVNYAHGFPFFCVSLAIEVEGNLHAGVIYDPNRDELFEAFTGKGAMMNGRPIRVSKNNPLEKSMVATGFAYSVREDEKLDNLGNFSKFIKRARAVRRPGSAAIDLAWVACGRLDGFWEIFLKPWDMAAGVVIIRESGGNVSSFDGSPYDLYGTEILASNGAIHSEMSAL, encoded by the coding sequence ATGAAAAACCGCTTGGAGCTTATGAAGGAACTGGCAAGGAGGGCTGGGAGGATACAGCTCGACCGGCTTGGCGATAGCCATGATATCCAGTACAAAGGTGCCATCAACCTCGTTACGGAAGTCGATAAGAAGTGCGAGGAGATGATAGTCGGCGAAGTTCAGAAACATTTTCCTGGGGACGACATCCTCGCTGAGGAAGGCGGCGGCGACAGGACTTCGTCCAATGTCAGATGGCATATCGATCCGCTGGATGGGACGGTAAACTACGCCCACGGCTTCCCATTTTTTTGCGTCTCGCTTGCGATAGAGGTTGAAGGAAATCTGCATGCCGGTGTGATCTACGATCCCAATAGGGACGAGCTCTTCGAGGCATTCACAGGCAAGGGCGCCATGATGAACGGTCGGCCCATTCGTGTTTCGAAAAATAATCCCCTTGAAAAATCGATGGTAGCGACGGGCTTCGCCTACAGCGTCAGGGAGGATGAAAAGTTAGACAACCTAGGCAACTTTTCAAAATTCATCAAAAGGGCGCGGGCCGTTCGCCGCCCCGGCTCTGCCGCGATAGATCTCGCGTGGGTTGCGTGTGGAAGGCTCGACGGCTTCTGGGAAATTTTTCTCAAGCCATGGGACATGGCGGCCGGCGTTGTGATCATAAGAGAATCCGGTGGGAATGTTTCATCCTTCGACGGATCCCCGTATGATCTTTATGGAACGGAAATCCTTGCGTCAAATGGAGCCATACATTCCGAGATGAGCGCTCTT
- a CDS encoding ComF family protein produces the protein MSFLFDVAASLLRIVYPPRCPLCGNFQTEELTICDECSARAIRVDAGPDISQLGAVYLDSCISCFAFEGGVRGCVHSFKYGEAINLAGFIGREIHSKLRQTEEFDMIIPVPLHSRKLKLRGYNQAALIAEIVSKRSGKRAEKNLLKRIRNDSPQATLHRVERIRNVKSSFAISKRAEGVVRGKRILLVDDVMTTGATLNECAKILKKAGAAVVVGITFARATI, from the coding sequence ATGTCTTTTCTTTTCGATGTTGCGGCATCTCTGCTGCGTATCGTCTATCCTCCCAGATGCCCGCTCTGTGGGAACTTTCAGACTGAGGAGCTCACCATTTGCGATGAATGTTCAGCGCGAGCGATTCGCGTCGATGCCGGTCCCGACATCTCGCAGCTTGGCGCCGTGTATCTTGATTCGTGTATTTCCTGTTTTGCATTCGAGGGGGGCGTGCGCGGCTGCGTTCATTCATTCAAATACGGCGAGGCGATAAATCTTGCAGGGTTTATAGGAAGGGAGATCCACAGCAAGTTGAGACAAACAGAGGAGTTCGACATGATAATCCCAGTTCCTCTTCACAGCAGGAAACTCAAATTGCGCGGCTATAACCAGGCGGCGCTTATCGCGGAGATCGTGTCGAAGCGATCGGGGAAAAGAGCCGAGAAAAACCTTCTCAAAAGGATTCGCAACGATTCCCCTCAGGCGACTCTCCACAGAGTCGAGAGAATCAGGAACGTAAAGTCCTCTTTTGCCATTTCCAAACGCGCAGAGGGCGTGGTGCGAGGCAAGAGGATCCTCCTCGTCGATGACGTTATGACAACCGGCGCCACGTTAAACGAATGCGCAAAAATTTTGAAGAAGGCCGGAGCGGCCGTCGTCGTGGGAATTACCTTCGCCAGGGCTACAATCTAA